One Lytechinus pictus isolate F3 Inbred chromosome 12, Lp3.0, whole genome shotgun sequence genomic region harbors:
- the LOC129272984 gene encoding sepiapterin reductase-like, translated as MASQKTFCIVTGASRGIGRAIAITFARSFSAESRIVVTGRSVEALNETKQMIQAAAPGVHCTVVIADHSDEDGMSNTMSEVTKDVNPEEFQRCLLINNAASLGDVSRYARQLDASDLSRLQKVCMLNVTSVMLLTSHFLKTFPRRDGLSRTIVTLSSLSALVPFASCSVYCMTQAARLMLFKTIALEEPDVRVLSYNPGPVDTAMFKDMQTNSASSECRKMLEVTESEQKLLQPDQTASRLLSILEKDAFESGAHVSYNDDLAETVGNLRKK; from the exons ATGGCTTCacaaaaaacattttgtatAGTTACAGGGGCAAGCAGGGGCATCGGTCGTGCAATTGCTATCACTTTTGCTAGGTCATTTTCTGCGGAGTCTCGGATTGTCGTGACAGGACGATCGGTGGAGGCCTTGAACGAGACCAAGCAAATGATCCAGGCCGCTGCCCCCGGGGTTCACTGCACGGTTGTCATCGCCGATCACTCGGATGAGGATGGTATGTCAAACACTATGTCTGAGGTCACAAAAGATGTCAATCCAGAAGAATTTCAGCGATGTCTCCTCATCAATAATGCTGCTAGCTTGGGAGATGTGTCACGTTATGCTCGCCAGTTGGACGCTTCTGACCTGAGCAGGCTGCAAAAAGTATGCATGTTGAATGTTACTTCGGTGATGCTTCTGACCTCGCACTTTCTGAAGACCTTTCCACGGAGGGACGGACTGTCCAGGACTATCGTGACCTTGTCATCGCTCTCTGCTTTGGTACCATTCGCCAGTTG CTCTGTTTACTGCATGACACAGGCAGCTAGACTCATGCTCTTCAAGACCATAGCTTTAGAGGAACCCGATGTTCGAGTATTGAGCTATAACCCAGGCCCGGTGGACACGGCAATGTTCAAAGACATGCAGACCAACAGTGCCAGCTCTGAATGCAGGAAGATGCTAGAAGTTACTGAAAGCGAACAGAAGTTGCTCCAGCCGGATCAAACCGCTTCAAGGCTGCTCAGCATCTTGGAGAAGGATGCATTTGAGTCCGGGGCTCACGTTAGTTACAACGACGACTTGGCAGAGACGGTCGGTAACTTACGCAAGAAGTAG